A single Primulina eburnea isolate SZY01 chromosome 11, ASM2296580v1, whole genome shotgun sequence DNA region contains:
- the LOC140804727 gene encoding uncharacterized protein isoform X2, producing MEFVDKGKEARGELEDDRMLTFELEAAEALAGLSRDSSVRREGERWPIQQILAESQDQGMDDEQFSGDEAATVAAPMNNTENAEAAIGQTCITSGRSKIFRTLKQNLTETMYLELRGKAANLLEENLYLKKEKELVMKKYNYLKDKNEFLKAEMAKRKMAEAGERREDQSNSARAEISTAASVTTPPLIVYNHPSFVPFFWPPVVPSSDSFSSQFIPNPDGTMPTWEKPCSDQGQKGTGGINNKPGTPLFMLPVPLLLPFLTQVGTPESHPRVKRKNIEASHIHQCGTCSSSIAHIQEDDHQLSSNRNVRVDAFRHGFLEKNQERPLMSPSRKLKKATAAGEARIKRKELMKLKHRRGDNSHMQ from the exons ATGGAATTTGTCGACAAGGGAAAGGAGGCGCGTGGGGAGCTGGAGGACGACCGGATGTTGACGTTTGAGCTGGAAGCGGCGGAGGCTCTGGCAGGGCTGTCCCGCGACTCCTCCGTCCGCCGCGAGGGGGAACGGTGGCCTATTCAGCAGATCTTGGCCGAATCTCAG GACCAAGGAATGGACGACGAACAGTTTTCTGGTGATGAAGCTGCCACAGTTGCTGCTCCCATGAACAATACAGAAAATGCTGAGGCTGCAATCGGTCAAACATGTATTACAAGTGGTCGGTCAAAAATTTTCAGAACTTTAAAGCAAAATTTGACAGAG ACCATGTACCTGGAGTTGAGGGGGAAAGCTGCTAATCTGTTGGAAGAGAATCTATATTTGAAGAAG GAAAAAGAGCTGGTAATGAAgaaatataattatttgaaaGACAAAAACGAATTTCTGAAAGCAGAG ATGGCTAAAAGAAAGATGGCCGAAGCAGGAGAAAGGCGAGAAGATCAATCAAATTCAGCTCGTGCAGAGATATCTACTGCAGCTTCTGTCACCACCCCTCCGTTAATCGTGTATAACCACCCCTCTTTTGTTCCCTTCTTCTGGCCCCCTGTCGTCCCATCTTCTGATTCTTTCAGTTCGCAATTCATACCTAATCCTGATGGCACAATGCCTACTTGGGAGAAACCATGTTCAGATCAAGGACAAAAAGGCACAGGAGGGATTAACAATAAACCAGGAACACCCTTATTCATGCTACCTGTACCTTTGTTGCTTCCTTTTCTTACTCAAGTTGGTACCCCTGAATCTCATCCCAGGGTTAAACGAAAAAATATCGAGGCTTCACATATTCACCAGTGTGGCACTTGTTCATCTTCTATTGCTCATATCCAAGAAGATGACCACCAGTTGTCATCAAACCGAAACGTGAGGGTGGATGCTTTTAGGCATGGTTTCTTGGAGAAGAATCAAGAGAGACCATTGATGTCCCCTTCAAGAAAATTAAAGAAAGCCACGGCAGCGGGTGAGGCGAGGATAAAGAGAAAGGAATTGATGAAATTGAAGCATCGCCGTGGCGATAATTCACACATGCAATGA
- the LOC140804727 gene encoding uncharacterized protein isoform X1, which translates to MEFVDKGKEARGELEDDRMLTFELEAAEALAGLSRDSSVRREGERWPIQQILAESQDQGMDDEQFSGDEAATVAAPMNNTENAEAAIGQTCITSGRSKIFRTLKQNLTEAEKEARRLSRILANRESARRTIRRRKTMYLELRGKAANLLEENLYLKKEKELVMKKYNYLKDKNEFLKAEMAKRKMAEAGERREDQSNSARAEISTAASVTTPPLIVYNHPSFVPFFWPPVVPSSDSFSSQFIPNPDGTMPTWEKPCSDQGQKGTGGINNKPGTPLFMLPVPLLLPFLTQVGTPESHPRVKRKNIEASHIHQCGTCSSSIAHIQEDDHQLSSNRNVRVDAFRHGFLEKNQERPLMSPSRKLKKATAAGEARIKRKELMKLKHRRGDNSHMQ; encoded by the exons ATGGAATTTGTCGACAAGGGAAAGGAGGCGCGTGGGGAGCTGGAGGACGACCGGATGTTGACGTTTGAGCTGGAAGCGGCGGAGGCTCTGGCAGGGCTGTCCCGCGACTCCTCCGTCCGCCGCGAGGGGGAACGGTGGCCTATTCAGCAGATCTTGGCCGAATCTCAG GACCAAGGAATGGACGACGAACAGTTTTCTGGTGATGAAGCTGCCACAGTTGCTGCTCCCATGAACAATACAGAAAATGCTGAGGCTGCAATCGGTCAAACATGTATTACAAGTGGTCGGTCAAAAATTTTCAGAACTTTAAAGCAAAATTTGACAGAG GCTGAGAAGGAAGCACGAAGGCTTAGCCGTATTCTAGCAAATAGAGAGTCTGCTAGACGGACAATTAGACGCAGAAAA ACCATGTACCTGGAGTTGAGGGGGAAAGCTGCTAATCTGTTGGAAGAGAATCTATATTTGAAGAAG GAAAAAGAGCTGGTAATGAAgaaatataattatttgaaaGACAAAAACGAATTTCTGAAAGCAGAG ATGGCTAAAAGAAAGATGGCCGAAGCAGGAGAAAGGCGAGAAGATCAATCAAATTCAGCTCGTGCAGAGATATCTACTGCAGCTTCTGTCACCACCCCTCCGTTAATCGTGTATAACCACCCCTCTTTTGTTCCCTTCTTCTGGCCCCCTGTCGTCCCATCTTCTGATTCTTTCAGTTCGCAATTCATACCTAATCCTGATGGCACAATGCCTACTTGGGAGAAACCATGTTCAGATCAAGGACAAAAAGGCACAGGAGGGATTAACAATAAACCAGGAACACCCTTATTCATGCTACCTGTACCTTTGTTGCTTCCTTTTCTTACTCAAGTTGGTACCCCTGAATCTCATCCCAGGGTTAAACGAAAAAATATCGAGGCTTCACATATTCACCAGTGTGGCACTTGTTCATCTTCTATTGCTCATATCCAAGAAGATGACCACCAGTTGTCATCAAACCGAAACGTGAGGGTGGATGCTTTTAGGCATGGTTTCTTGGAGAAGAATCAAGAGAGACCATTGATGTCCCCTTCAAGAAAATTAAAGAAAGCCACGGCAGCGGGTGAGGCGAGGATAAAGAGAAAGGAATTGATGAAATTGAAGCATCGCCGTGGCGATAATTCACACATGCAATGA